The bacterium nucleotide sequence CAGAATTATCCTGACAAGACCCGCAGTCGAGGCAGGAGAGTCTCTTGGATTTCTGCCGGGCGATTTGAAGGAAAAGGTCGATCCCTATCTAAGACCCCTTTACGACGCACTTTCGGATATGATACCGGCGGAAAGAATGAGACGATTTCTCGATAACCAGGTAATTGAAATAGCTCCTCTAGCATTCATGAGAGGAAGAACCCTCTCTGATTCATATATAATTCTCGATGAGGCGCAAAATACATCGCCTACCCAGATGAAGATGTTTTTGACAAGACTGGGTTGGAATTCGCGTGCGATAATAACGGGAGATATTACTCAAATAGACCTCTCGCACTCGAAAGAGTCAGGTCTTGTTGATGCTATACAAATTCTGAAAGATGTAAGGGGAATAGAATTCGTTCAATTCGACTCGACAGATGTTGTCAGACCTCCCCTAGTTTCGGCAATCATCCTCGCTTATGAAGAAAAGAACTCTATCTAGACTGGGTATTGGAGCTTGCCTGCTCCTGATAATTGCAACCTTGAATCTCGCTCCATTTCTTTCCCCGCCTGCTAAACTCAACTACACTCTGGGTGAGACTGTTTCCAAGGATCTTTACGCCCCTATCTCGTTTCGGTTACCGAAGGATCCGAAGATTCTGAACGCCGAGCGCGACAGCGCTGAAGCTTTGGTAACGCCGGTTCTCAAACTTGATGAAGGAACGGAAAGGAGCATTCTGAAGAATCTGAGAAACCTGAGATTCCCTGATTCCGTGCCAAAGGATTTTTCATACCAGACAAAAGAAGCCCTCATTACGCCAGGCCGCGACATCATACTTTCATCTGCGGAAAGCCTCTTTGTAAGCGTAATCTCTCAGGGGTATTTTTTCGAAAAGGACGATCCCGAGTATTCGACAATTAAGAATGTTATTATTCAGATGGGCAAAAACGGAAAGGAGTTTGCGGAAAGGACAGAAAATCTTCTTGGTCCATCCGATATCGACACCCTTACTACCAATGCTGCACGCAGATTATTTCCTTCGGATCCCATCCGAAGAGAGGCCCTCACGGAGATAATGCTCAGGATGCTAGTTCCAAATTTGAGTGTGGACGAGGATGAAATCTCCGCAAGGAAGCAAACGGCACGCAATCGAATCAACCCTTATGAAGGGTTTGTTGAAAGAGGCGAGCTTCTACTTGAACAAAACTCCAGGGTTGACGAATTAGCACTCAAAAAGATAACGGCCCTTAATTCAGCCATAGAAGGAAACTGGCAGATAAGACTGGAGTTGTTCCTGCGCCAGAACATCCTTTCGATACTCGTCATCCTGATATTCGTCTTTTCCCTTTATATACTCCGTAAGGATCCTCCATTCAAGAATGTATTATTTATGACTATCCTTCTTGTTGCAAGTTTTGTTGTTGCTTTTGCAGTGCGCCGCTTTTCTATCTGGTGGTTTGTACCCGTAGGCTTTATCGCTCTCGCAGTCGGTATATTCCTCTCCCCCCTTGAAGGCATACTCGTCGCAACTGGAACTTCCCTTTTACTCTATATTCCATGGCAGACCGAGCCTGAATACTTCCTTTTTGCGCTTCTTTCAGGCTTTGGGGCACTTGCAGCCATCCCGTTCATGGGTCGCAGAATGGGTTTTCTGGCAACATTTGGATTTATAGGTATAGGTGGTCTGCTTGCAAGGGGCGGCTTCCTGATAGCAAAAACCGGCGTCTCTCCGCGTGAGCTATTCTCTATTGTCTCATCTATAGGAATTAACGCTGCAGGAAATCTGGTATTCTTCATGCTTGCTTTTTTTCTTGCAGAAAGGCTTTTTGGGTATACATCAGTCCTTACTCTTTCAGAGCTTGCAAATCTTAACAATCATCTTTTCAAGGAATTTTCGATGCGGGCTGCAGGCTCCTATCACCACAGCATCGTCGTAGGCAATCTTGCTGAAAGTGCCGCGCGCATCATATCCGCAAATCCAGCTCTCGCGCTGACCGGCGGATACTACCACGACATAGGAAAGATGACAAAACCCCAGTATTTTATTGAAAATCAAATAGAACAAGGCAATCCGCACGACACTTTGAAACCAAGGATATCAGCACTCATACTGGCTAGTCACGTTAAAGAGGGTCTCTCGATTGCCGAACGAAAGAACCTGCCTCTATCTATCAGAAAAATAATCGCCGAGCACCACGGAACCACAAGAATGGAATCTTTCTACCAGAAGTACTTAGAAAACCCTGGTGAGGATGATCTGTCGGAATCTGATTTCCGCTATAATGGCCCTAAACCGCAAAGCAAAGAAGCAGCGCTTGTAATGCTCGCCGATTCGGTGGAGGCTGCGGTCCGCTCAAAAGGATTTGCAGACAGGGAAGAGCTAGACAGTCTTGTTAAAGAAATAATTGACCAGAAAGTCAGAGACGGACAACTGGATGAATGCAACTTCACGACATCGGATATTCAAAAAGTACGAAGGATATTCGTAATAAGATTAACAGGTATTTTTCACCCAAGAATTAATTATGAGAAACAAAATAACGATAAAGGCGCCGAGAAGGACGCAAAAAAACGTACTCCGCGAGCATATCCAAAAAGTACTAAAAGCTGAGCAATGCCTGAAAGGTGTAAACATAATACTCGCGGATGATACTTTGCTTGCTCGTCTTAACGAGAGATTCAAATCAAAGAAAGGGCCTACCGATGTTTTGTCCTTCCCTTTTGAGGAGGAAGACTTTCTCGGAGAAGTATACGTATCCCTCGATAAAGCAGTTGAACAATCGCAAAAATACGGTGCGGCTCTTAATGACGAAATCAAAAGACTTGTAGTTCACGGCATCCTTCATCTTTTGGGATACAATCATCGCCAGATGCCCTCACGGCTTAAAAGGTATCTGTGATTACAGCTTATATAATCGCTATCGCAGTGCTGCTTGCTGCAAGCGCCTTCTTCTCAAGTTCGGAAACAGCGTACTTCTCACTTTCGCCGTTGAGGACTCAAAGACTGGGTGAATCGGGGCTGGTTAAAGGGCTTCTGAAATCGAGGGACAGGCTTCTGGGCACGATACTTTCCGGTAATTTGGTAGTGAATTTCGTTGCCACTTCACTCTGGACCACTCTCCTTGTTGCGCTTTCCGGGCGTTTCGGATGGAGCGAACCAAGAACGCTTTCTCTTGGAGCCGTCATCATGGTTTTGATACTGCTTTTATTCGGAGAAATAACACCCAAGGTCATCGCCGTAAGGGTCCCTATGTTCCTTGCCAGACTATATGCACCAATGCTCGTTTTTTTTACATGGGTATTCTTTCCTTTTACATGGGCTTTGGGAACACTTTCCAAGGTTTTGTTCAAAAAACGCCGTAAGGAGAAACCCTTTCCTACTGATGAAGAGGTGAAGACGATGATAGAAATGGCGGTAAGATACGGCATTCTGCGACCTCAGGAAGAACAGATAATGGACAATCTGGTTGATTTGGGCGAAAGAACCGTAAGCGAAGTAATGACCCCCAGGGTGGCGATGAAAGCGATGCCGCTTGATACTTCGTTATCTGAGGCTCTTACTTACGCAAGGACTACGTTTAAATCGCGTTATCCCGTTTTCGACAAAACACAGGATAGAATCGTTGGTATAGTATACACTAAGGATCTTCTGACAGCAAAACCGAGAACCCGCTTCAGGAATCTATTAAGAGAACCGTTCTTCGTACCGGAAACTAAAACGCTCTCTGAGATGCTTGAAGAGCTGAGACGCTCCGATCAGCATATCGCAATAGTGGTTGACGAGTTCGGCGGAACCGCAGGACTCGTCACTCTCGAGGATATACTTGAGGCGATATTCGGCGAAATAGTTGACGAGTACGATTTGGCACATCCTTATAAAAAGATTAAGGAAGGCGCTTACGTTGTTGACGGAGACATCGATATCACCGCTCTAAATCGCCTATTCGACGATGCATTCCTTGAGGCCGAAGATGATTTTTCAAGACTCTCGGAACTTATTACTGACGAGCTTGGTCATATTCCTAAACCAGGAGAGACTCTTGAGTACAAAGGCGCACGAATTACGGTAAGGAAGGTTAAACGACAGCGAATCGAAAAGGTGATGATTGAGAAGCTAAACTCGACTAATCAGGTGGAGAACTGATGACTCTCCTTATTGGCCTTTTATTCATCCTGGTACAGGGTTTTTTTGCCGGTGCGGAGACCGCTTACGTTGTAGCAAATCCAGTAAGGGTCGCCCATCTTACAAGAAATACCAAAAGACAGGAACATGCACTTGAATTGCTTAAAAGGACAGAGCTTCTTCTCGTGCTGACTCTTATAGGAACGAATATGTCGGTCGTGTTATCAGGTTTTTTTATTACCACTTATTTCCTGGATGCGCTTGGTGAATCTGGAACCATTGTCGCCATCGTCGTAGGAACCCTAGGAGGTTTGATATTCGGAGAATACCTGCCTAAAAGTTTTGCCAGGCTAACAGCCGAACGTTTCGTAGTTACGACCATCGACTTCTTCAACCCAGTTTCTTACATTCTTCGACCATTCGCAAGACTATTTCGTCTACCTCAAAAGAAAGAGCGCGGACTGGAAAGACTTTCCTTAAGCAGACCCGATATGCTTACAGCCATCAAACTTGGTGAGAAAATCGGAAGCATTGAAGAAAAAACATCACCGCGCGTCGCCAATCTTTTTTCAGCTTTCGATACGCCTCTTGCCGACGTTATGACTCCCTGGGACAGGGTAGTAAAGATAACTTCAGGAACAGGGAGAAAAAGAATACTCGAGATAGTCGCTCAGGAAGGCTACACACGCTATCCTGTCATAGACCGAAAATCCGGAACCATAAAGGGTATACTTGGCTCCAAGGACCTCCTTAAACCGCGAGTGAAGCTCTATCCGCCTTTCTTTACGAACCCCGGTATCAGAATAACCGAACTTCTGCGCACAATGCAGGCCAGACACGAGCACATGGCCGTCGTTCTCGACCGTGAAGAAAAACCAATAGGCATTGTAACTTTCGAGGACCTCCTCGAGGAGTTCGTGGGTGAGATAAGAAGCGAGGAGTAGTCGTGACCTCTAGAGGTATCGCTTTTTAGACTTGACTTGACACCTAAAAAAAGTTACCTACAATATACACAGAGGTCTTATATGGTTGGATTATCCTGCAATAAATGCTGCGAGTCGGTTAAATCAAAACCACACGAAATTGACAGATGTACGCTTTCAAATCACATTAAAAAAAATGACTCCGAAGTAATCAGCTTTTCCATTCATATGGAGATTTCGGTCGGATCGGTTAGAGAGCAGGGGAAGGCCGTGGTGCTGCGTTAGCCTGCTCATATAGGTTAGGAGTCTTCTGAGAGGTTGCTACTCAAAGCTCAATGCGAGCTAGGTCGGATGGCTGGGAGTTCCGGACTTCTCCTCCACGGGGCTCCCAGCAAAAAATCGAAAAAATGGTTTAATAGCTTCTCGATCTTGACTGCCTCATAATATTAAGTAGATTACATTAATGCGTGATGTAGAGATTCAACTTTACCAGACAAAGAAAATTATCAACGACCACAAGCATGCGGACGAGGGATGGTTCTGGGTGCGCTACTCCGCATATCCCTACAAGGGCTGCTCGAACGGCTGCCGCTACTGCTACGAGTGGGACGAAAAGTACGCGCCCATGAAGGACTATCGTCTTCTGGACAAGGTTGTTATGGTCAAGGAGAACGCGGTCGAAAGGTTGAAAAAGGAGTTGCCGAGAAAGATCAAAGACGTAGTCTGCGTCGGCGACTGGCAACCGGTTGAGGCAAAATACAGGCTTTCACGCAAGATGCTCGAAATCGTTTATCAGCTCAAGTTCCCCTTAATGATAATCGAACGTGCGCCTCTTTTAACGAGGGATTTGGACATACTTTCAGATATTTCCAAGCAGACCGATGCATACGTCGGCTTCACGATTGTTGCCACAAGTGATGACCAGATTCGCCTTCACTTCGAACCCAGGGGACCCTCGGTAAAAGGCAGGTTCAGTTCGATGCGGAGGATAGCGGATGCCGGTGTCATGATAGGCACCCTGGCAATGCCCATCCTGCCCTATATCTTTGACTCGGACGAGGAACTGCGTACTCTCGTTAAAATGACGGCCGACTCAGGCGGACGATTCGTGCTCTTTGGCGGATTGACCCTTTGGGGCACATGCAAGGATGTATACTACGAAGCCCTCAAGCGAGCCCCTGCCATCCTTGCGGGATCCCCGCAAGAACACGAAGCGTTCTTGTGGGATAAAAAGACTGAGGAGTGGAACCAAAA carries:
- a CDS encoding HlyC/CorC family transporter; the protein is MITAYIIAIAVLLAASAFFSSSETAYFSLSPLRTQRLGESGLVKGLLKSRDRLLGTILSGNLVVNFVATSLWTTLLVALSGRFGWSEPRTLSLGAVIMVLILLLFGEITPKVIAVRVPMFLARLYAPMLVFFTWVFFPFTWALGTLSKVLFKKRRKEKPFPTDEEVKTMIEMAVRYGILRPQEEQIMDNLVDLGERTVSEVMTPRVAMKAMPLDTSLSEALTYARTTFKSRYPVFDKTQDRIVGIVYTKDLLTAKPRTRFRNLLREPFFVPETKTLSEMLEELRRSDQHIAIVVDEFGGTAGLVTLEDILEAIFGEIVDEYDLAHPYKKIKEGAYVVDGDIDITALNRLFDDAFLEAEDDFSRLSELITDELGHIPKPGETLEYKGARITVRKVKRQRIEKVMIEKLNSTNQVEN
- a CDS encoding DUF21 domain-containing protein; the protein is MTLLIGLLFILVQGFFAGAETAYVVANPVRVAHLTRNTKRQEHALELLKRTELLLVLTLIGTNMSVVLSGFFITTYFLDALGESGTIVAIVVGTLGGLIFGEYLPKSFARLTAERFVVTTIDFFNPVSYILRPFARLFRLPQKKERGLERLSLSRPDMLTAIKLGEKIGSIEEKTSPRVANLFSAFDTPLADVMTPWDRVVKITSGTGRKRILEIVAQEGYTRYPVIDRKSGTIKGILGSKDLLKPRVKLYPPFFTNPGIRITELLRTMQARHEHMAVVLDREEKPIGIVTFEDLLEEFVGEIRSEE
- a CDS encoding AAA family ATPase; this encodes MARRIVKIKDIDPMLLSGVGDENLRVLRQHFDAQIIARGNKLTLEGPDEEVDKVANIIEKLSETISSGKLINPEIVVAEIEGVRGIRERKDSENGIIYTPRKIIKPQSEHQEKYIKSIEENSVTFGIGPAGTGKTYLAVAKAVEALANDRIDRIILTRPAVEAGESLGFLPGDLKEKVDPYLRPLYDALSDMIPAERMRRFLDNQVIEIAPLAFMRGRTLSDSYIILDEAQNTSPTQMKMFLTRLGWNSRAIITGDITQIDLSHSKESGLVDAIQILKDVRGIEFVQFDSTDVVRPPLVSAIILAYEEKNSI
- a CDS encoding HDIG domain-containing protein is translated as MKKRTLSRLGIGACLLLIIATLNLAPFLSPPAKLNYTLGETVSKDLYAPISFRLPKDPKILNAERDSAEALVTPVLKLDEGTERSILKNLRNLRFPDSVPKDFSYQTKEALITPGRDIILSSAESLFVSVISQGYFFEKDDPEYSTIKNVIIQMGKNGKEFAERTENLLGPSDIDTLTTNAARRLFPSDPIRREALTEIMLRMLVPNLSVDEDEISARKQTARNRINPYEGFVERGELLLEQNSRVDELALKKITALNSAIEGNWQIRLELFLRQNILSILVILIFVFSLYILRKDPPFKNVLFMTILLVASFVVAFAVRRFSIWWFVPVGFIALAVGIFLSPLEGILVATGTSLLLYIPWQTEPEYFLFALLSGFGALAAIPFMGRRMGFLATFGFIGIGGLLARGGFLIAKTGVSPRELFSIVSSIGINAAGNLVFFMLAFFLAERLFGYTSVLTLSELANLNNHLFKEFSMRAAGSYHHSIVVGNLAESAARIISANPALALTGGYYHDIGKMTKPQYFIENQIEQGNPHDTLKPRISALILASHVKEGLSIAERKNLPLSIRKIIAEHHGTTRMESFYQKYLENPGEDDLSESDFRYNGPKPQSKEAALVMLADSVEAAVRSKGFADREELDSLVKEIIDQKVRDGQLDECNFTTSDIQKVRRIFVIRLTGIFHPRINYEKQNNDKGAEKDAKKRTPRAYPKSTKS
- the ybeY gene encoding rRNA maturation RNase YbeY; its protein translation is MRNKITIKAPRRTQKNVLREHIQKVLKAEQCLKGVNIILADDTLLARLNERFKSKKGPTDVLSFPFEEEDFLGEVYVSLDKAVEQSQKYGAALNDEIKRLVVHGILHLLGYNHRQMPSRLKRYL